A stretch of the Nothobranchius furzeri strain GRZ-AD chromosome 5, NfurGRZ-RIMD1, whole genome shotgun sequence genome encodes the following:
- the wnt9b gene encoding protein Wnt-9b — protein sequence MRSRLPRTACLLRIVALCILLTHAAAYFGLTGREPLVFLPGPLSNEAPTGKAHLKQCEQMSLTRRQKRMCRREPGLAETLRESVRLSLLECRYQFRNERWNCSLDGRGSLLKRAFKETAFLLAVSSAALTHALAKACSSGRMERCTCDDSPGIQHREAWQWGVCGDNLKYSTKFLKKFLGQKRVSKDLRAQIDAHNINVGIRAVKSGLKTTCKCHGVSGSCAVRTCWKQLSPFHDTGRLLKYRYDNSMRVLSVTNAATGETELAGHRRHSQSLRNTDLVYLEDSPSFCRPSRYSPGTGGRSCTKDTSCQSLCCGRGHNTAMRLTSLSCHCQVRWCCHVECQTCVREEEVYTCKSA from the exons ATGCGCTCCAGGCTCCCAAGGACCGCCTGCCTATTGCGAATCGTTGCACTTTGCATCCTCCTCACGCACGCTGCAGCGTATTTTGG GCTGACAGGTCGGGAGCCCCTGGTGTTTTTACCGGGTCCGCTGTCCAATGAGGCTCCAACAGGGAAGGCCCACCTGAAGCAGTGCGAGCAGATGAGCTTGACCCGGCGGCAGAAGAGGATGTGCCGCAGGGAGCCCGGGTTGGCCGAGACGCTCCGGGAGTCGGTGCGCCTCAGCCTGCTGGAGTGTCGCTATCAGTTCAGGAACGAGCGCTGGAACTGCAGCCTGGATGGCCGAGGGAGCCTCCTAAAAAGAG CATTCAAAGAGACCGCCTTCCTGCTGGCCGTGTCCTCTGCAGCTCTGACCCACGCTCTGGCCAAGGCCTGCAGCTCGGGCCGCATGGAGAGGTGCACGTGCGACGACTCCCCCGGCATCCAGCATCGAGAAGCGTGGCAGTGGGGGGTCTGCGGGGACAACCTGAAATATAGCACCAAGTTTCTCAAGAAGTTCCTCGGTCAGAAGAGGGTCAGCAAGGACCTGAGGGCTCAAATCGATGCCCACAACATCAACGTTGGGATTCGG GCAGTGAAGAGCGGACTGAAAACGACCTGCAAGTGTCACGGCGTCTCCGGGTCTTGTGCGGTACGAACCTGCTGGAAGCAGCTGTCGCCTTTCCACGACACGGGCCGGCTGCTGAAGTACCGCTACGACAACTCCATGAGAGTGCTGAGCGTCACCAACGCAGCCACAGGAGAGACGGAGCTGGCAGGCCACCGCCGCCACAGCCAGAGCCTCCGCAACACTGACCTGGTCTACCTGGAGGACTCCCCCAGCTTCTGCAGGCCATCGCGCTACTCTCCGGGCACGGGCGGCCGGTCGTGCACCAAAGACACCAGCTGTCAAAGTCTGTGCTGCGGACGCGGCCACAACACGGCCATGCGCCTCACCAGCCTCTCCTGCCACTGCCAGGTGCGCTGGTGCTGCCACGTGGAGTGTCAGACGTGCGTCCGGGAGGAGGAGGTGTACACCTGCAAAAGTGCGTGA
- the gosr2 gene encoding Golgi SNAP receptor complex member 2, whose product METLYHQTNKQIQEVQSQMGNLERTDRDSVHLLENELQARIDQIFNHLERLEILASKEPPNRRQNAKLRVDQLKYDVQHLRTALQNFQHRRYAREAQEREREELLSRTFTTNDADTSIPIDETLQFNTNLHNAHRGMDDLLGSGSSILNGLRDQRSTLKGTHKKMLDVANMLGLSNTVMRLIERRATQDKFIMIGGMLLTCIFMFLVVRYLG is encoded by the exons ATGGAGACGCTCTACCACCAGACAAACAA ACAAATCCAGGAGGTGCAGTCTCAGATGGGAAACCTGGAGAGGACAGACCGTGACTCCGTTCACT TGTTAGAGAATGAACTCCAGGCTAGAATCGACCAGATCTTCAATCATCTGGAACGCCTTGAGATCCTCGCCAGCAAAGAACCACCTAATCGCCGCCAGAATGCCAAATT ACGAGTGGACCAGCTCAAGTACGACGTTCAACATCTGCGGACGGCTCTACAAAACTTTCAGCACCGACGTTACGCCAGAGAGGCCCAGGAAAGAGAACGGGAGGAACTCCTGAGCCGCACCTTCACCACAAAT GATGCAGATACCTCCATTCCTATAGATGAAACCCTACAGTTTAATACCAACTTGCACAACGCACACAGAGGCATGGACGACCTCCTGGGCAGTGGCTCGAGCATCCTCAATGGGCTCCGAGATCAAAGATCTACTCTCAAG GGAACACATAAGAAGATGCTGGATGTGGCCAACATGTTGGGTCTATCTAACACGGTGATGAGACTTATAGAAAGGCGAGCCACCCAAGATAAGTTCATCATGATCGGAGGAATGTTGCTGACCTGCATCTTCATGTTTCTGGTCGTCAGATACCTGGGCTGA